The Malus domestica chromosome 10, GDT2T_hap1 nucleotide sequence TGGTTGGGTATGTATTTTACCACGTTGTCATTCCAGACTTGTATATTGCTACAACTCAGGTCGATGTCAACTACGTTTGGTTGATTAAAATCCTCTGGGATGGCCTGCTGAGGCAAGTCAGACATACTTAACCATCTTAACTCATCGGGAAGATGTTCGCAGTCTCCAGTGAACTTTACGCCTTTTATTTTGAGTAATCTCAGGTTCCGCATATTTCTGAATGTTTCTGTACTGAAGCTAAGCTTGTCAGGTTCTGGAGAATCTAAAGCGATTCCTTCTATTTCTTCCGTTCCCTgttagaaaggaaaagaaaataaagtaaGACAAGGGTTATTTTCTTAGACTTTAACCGGTGCAGAGCACCAATACTGGATCAATGCCATAGAGTTTGTTTAGACATCAGTCTTGTTTTAACAATCTATATTAGTCATCTGTGTTACAGGgataattttcaaataattcagTAAATAAAATCAGCATTTTTTTTCTAATGCAATTTGATTGAGGAAGTACTTACACTTTTTTTCCTCAAAACGTTTATTACATCTTCATGATGCCACAATCTACAGCGACTTTGAAGCTTCTTAGGGGATCTAGCACGTACAATTTCTCTGCCCATGTCTCGAATCAAACGGTGCATCATCATCAGACTACCCTTTGGATCATCAGTTACAAGGCATCGCTCCTTGAGTACTTCAATATCTGTTGTTGGCTCACAGTAACACCCATCCAATATGGCCATGACGCGGTCCTTGTCCATTCCAGTAAAGAAACAGGATACATCAAGGAATATATCCTCCACCTGGGCAACCTTAAGCCCGTCATAACTTATCTTAAGCTTTTCATGAATTTCCGGATAAGGCTGTGATTCGTTCCATTTTTTCAATGCACTTGTCCATTCTTTCGGGGTTTTTTTATGTAGGTAAGAACCTACAGCTTTAAGTGCATGTGGTAAACCCCCACAATAACGAACAGCTTCTCTTGAGACTTTGTGGAATCCTTCATTAGGAGAACTCTTTTGAAAGGCACGCCAACTAAGGAGCTCAAGAGCTTCATCGTCATTCATTGCTGGCAGGGAACATGCCTTATCCACCACTTCAGGTGTCTTTAGCAAACTTTTATCTCTTGTTGTTATAACAATTCTACTTCCTGGACCAAACGAGTCACGTTTTATAGCCAATGTATCTATCTGGGCCACAGAGTCTATATCATCAATAATGACAAGAACCTTTATTTGGCGAAGTCTTGTATTTATCTCCTTGGTCCCTTCATCGGGCATACCCACCTTTCTGTGGCCCAATCTCAAGATGTCAAACAGAAGTTTGTTTTGCGAATCAACCAGTTTCTTATCTTCTCTCACATTCGGAAGAAAAGATGCACCACTAAACCTGTGCTGGTATTCGTTGAAAATAGCTTTTGCAATCGTTGACTTCCCTAGTCCGCCCATCCCCCAAATTCCGATTATGCGAACATCATTTGATCCTTCAACATCTAAATAATTACTGATTTCTTGCACGCGAGAATCTATTCCAACTGGATTTGTAGCTACATTTAAGCATGGTTTCTTCAGTATTGTAGCGATCTGGCCAACAACTTCCCTGATAAAACTTCCTTCATGCCTGGAATGAAAAATTCATAACCAAGGAAAAGTAAGATTTACTATGAGACTGAAGGATTAAAATGTACCAATATACTAGTCATCACCGAACAAACTGATATCAAGTGAGATAGATCAAGCGTTCATATATTAATCCTCATATCAGAGTTTCTAAGCTTTGCAATTAAATTTtggaaaacaaaatgatttaAAGAATTACTTTGTCAAAGGGAAATAAGCAAGTTATTACCCGTCAGTCACTTGAAAGTCCTTGCCGCTCAACCCTGCAGCTGCATGAAGGGCATCTCTCCAGATCCGGACCTTTTCCTTAAACTCTTGTTCATCCCTCTGAAACTCTGCAGTTGCCTTAAAATCATTTCCCCACTTGCGGACCATTTCTTCCTCAAACTTTTGTTCATGGTTCTTGAACGCGGTTTCAAAACTACCAGTCTGATGCCTGACATCTGAAGTATCAACATCGAAAAAAATCGGAAAAACATGTTGACCCTGTGTTCTGCTGCACTCCATGATCTCCACCAGCTCGTCAAGACACCATCTGGATCCCGCATACCCCTTTGAGAACATGATGACAGCAAGCCTGGACTCTTTGATTGCTtgcttcagattttcttttataACATCCCCACAAATCAATCGGTCCTTGTCCCGAAAGACATTGAACTTGTAGTCGTTTAATGTATGGTAGAGATGGTCCGTGATGCCCTTGCGTGTTTCGCCTCTAAAGCTCAAGAACACGTCGTACTTGCCGCCCGCGGTATTCATCTGTTGGCAAGTCAGCGATTCTCTGATGTCTGATGGGCACTGCAAAATGGCACCAGGGGCAGATGGTTTTTGAATTGAACTGGCAAAGTCAACTACTCCTAGTTTCAAGtccacaaaaaaaacaaaaaaaatggtgtACGTTGTTAATAAAATGTACAGTACAATCCTCAAATTGAAATATGAAAATTGTAAAAGCTGCTAGACCCATTGAGATCGTCTTCAACCTTTGGTTAAGAGTTAAAATTTTTAACATATAAAATTTAGattttgttacttaatattaTATTCTAGTAGTATTTTTATTTACTGGTCAGTGATAGGTTTTAAactcgattctcgtcaaaagcaaatttgaaccacattattactagtttaTTATGAGGCTCATCcttttagtataaataatatcatttgttagaGAGTGGGGTCGATAGGCCCATCcacttagtataaataatatcatttattgGAGAGTGGGGTTAATTTTGTTGGAGAATGGGATTGATTGGAGAGTGTGATTGAATCGTAATGAGGGTAGGTTTAGTATTGatgtactttaaaaaaaaaaactgtttttgtgctgtgagaataaacttaTTTTTGCTATTTcgcattttcagttttttttttttcttcatacaaaactgtgaaaataagctgtttttaaatgtttaccaattacttttttgagcttaatttttttttgatatTCATATTTTATAAAAGTAAATCAGTACCAAATCAGTATTTAAACTGTCTACATATTTCTAAAAGGAAAAAATgtttgcttttttttaagcaaatgtttgtttaaaacaaaataatagaTGTCGCCCCTGACAGAAGGAAGAAAATGATACGAACCGGTTCTCCTACCATTGGTGCTAAATTATTCAATTATATGGGAATGGGGTTAAACTATAATTATAATAAAAGGGAGATGGAGAAAAGATAACGTGTCATGATGATGAACAGGCAACCAAATGGCGATTTTCAGCAGCAGTACTCGCTGTCGTTCACCATGAGCACAGCTGCCATAAATCCTAAAGCCACTCACGTGCCATTCAAACAGAAAAGGCCAAACAAAAGCCTGCTCTTATTTTCTTTGCTGCTGCTGGGCACCGAAAACAGAACATGGGGAACAAGTGGACAACAAGTGGATGAGATGGGAATCAAAAAGAGCATCTAAAGCCTACTGCCAAAACCTCACGTAGCTTTCAAGCAATAGTCACGATTAGTAGTCACTAGTCGTGGCcgttgtttttattattattactcgCATATGGGGcacatgaaattttttaattttttatttttgaagtaGAAGGAGGGAGGAAGATAATGATAGAAAATGTAGGAGTTGTTGCAGATATAATTTATTGAATAGTTATGGAGGTCATAGAGAAAGAGAGGGGTGCAGcacatagagagaaagagagagatgtataATTGAGGGGTGTGTTCTATTTCATCttattgtgtctttatttataacaGTAGAAAAGATTAATTTCTTAcctttttaggattacaactcttaataggtaatcaactcttAACAAGAATATAaaagatattccaagatatactaggatttatacaatcacattactattctaataggactgcaacactctctattgagtgtgtaaatactcaagtaaatgacGCATCAGGTCTTCAATGATGAAGTAAGTATAGTTGATGAAATCATTGGCACAATGAGCGAACGCGAGTCTCAAAttaacggaagaatgcataaaaaagtaaaactcacaaacccTCGATATGGttaaacccaaggtgggagaaaaacccatagactaaggagaaaagtgagaagttgcattaagtcaaaactatacgtcttttagatgcaagtagaagagctcataAGGGTATGATCAGCTCAGGATAGGTGccttgttaaaacctagttaggtagcaaaaacctagtgggaaaaatgctcctaatcatagggaaaaagagtatattaagatcaagtgagtatacttctggatactcctcCTGAGTTTGAGACAACTTCCAactgagaactacaagcacattgcatatgaatagttaggcataccaattcctcagacaagcttctggaaggttgacttcggtaGTGACttcgtgtagaggtcggcaaggttgtctagGATTGggttgcatgacttcaatctcctgatgctgtGCTGATGTGATGTacacgcaatatgtcttggtgttgacttcatTGATGTATCATGACTTGGTCGAGTTGATACATgtggcataatcttcatggatcgtcgtcaagactcaacgatggatgaaaacacaaCAAGTGctttgaatatgctcaacaagaacctaaccatgtctcacttgtggcgtaatgaagtgaggtgagtcttggaacgattcaaagatttcgcaactaaggtcatatcatggacctccaagatattgcgaaatccctaacggtaaagacataaccattcgggGATTTTACCCTatgcgggtttgataagtaacatgCGTCAACATAATAAAAAAGGCAAACATCATTCCGAGGATCAGAGGATTGGATCCGCTAGAGATGTGTCAGGATTTGATTTGCTCAAATTcgtagtaccttcagggtacgtctttgataccaattcagtggttgtgTGTAGGCgtggtgctgcatctttaccaagaccaacagcgaaggagatgtcttgtctaatacaatgagctaagtacaacgaagcgcaaagttgaactcagatatggaatttcagattccataatctcttcaagggtctcgtttgcatataacgtatggacgatcaaaggtatactcaaaggtaacacattCGGGATGTAGTTTAATTGGTAGACCAAGGTACCATCAGAACAACGCTTGAACTttaggtcaaggcataaacgagttttcccaagatccttcatctcaaattccatcttaaGGTGCGagacagttttctcaagctcttccagagtcttagtgagattcgtgtcaaCGACATAAACTATAACTCTAGTAAttcggaataagacttcatagtttaacacgcaagggcataattcatccctgactgatcaaataatcacttagacgggtataccacatccatCGGATTGTAAGTGAAAGCCTaaaacaagttaagagggtgttttGTGGTTtgaaactatttgaaccagtccatgtaattcttcggaaacttacatgtaaatctccatatcaatatactaaccacatttcataatgctgctatcaatcacaagacATTTTAGGAGAAACCTTGCGCTGTAAGGTGTGCAtcatattgcactatttcattcatctcataacgcttcATTTCCCATTTGGAACACaatagggttaccttgggcagtctaggaacgacaggtccattacatactttggtaaggaatttgacctggattgtaattttggttgtccaatcagttctacgttgtcacttaatcaacggaatacagttcgatatcgtcgcttttcatttatgtcgatagctaccatataagtgaaaacatcatcgatggtaatctcatttcaatttcatttagctcatcaaactagtatactggaccaagaacttcaagttttAGGAGTAAtctggattaatctcatgagatggaaatgatttgagacagcgatcgagtttagattcattatt carries:
- the LOC103429682 gene encoding TMV resistance protein N-like; translated protein: MNTAGGKYDVFLSFRGETRKGITDHLYHTLNDYKFNVFRDKDRLICGDVIKENLKQAIKESRLAVIMFSKGYAGSRWCLDELVEIMECSRTQGQHVFPIFFDVDTSDVRHQTGSFETAFKNHEQKFEEEMVRKWGNDFKATAEFQRDEQEFKEKVRIWRDALHAAAGLSGKDFQVTDGHEGSFIREVVGQIATILKKPCLNVATNPVGIDSRVQEISNYLDVEGSNDVRIIGIWGMGGLGKSTIAKAIFNEYQHRFSGASFLPNVREDKKLVDSQNKLLFDILRLGHRKVGMPDEGTKEINTRLRQIKVLVIIDDIDSVAQIDTLAIKRDSFGPGSRIVITTRDKSLLKTPEVVDKACSLPAMNDDEALELLSWRAFQKSSPNEGFHKVSREAVRYCGGLPHALKAVGSYLHKKTPKEWTSALKKWNESQPYPEIHEKLKISYDGLKVAQVEDIFLDVSCFFTGMDKDRVMAILDGCYCEPTTDIEVLKERCLVTDDPKGSLMMMHRLIRDMGREIVRARSPKKLQSRCRLWHHEDVINVLRKKSGTEEIEGIALDSPEPDKLSFSTETFRNMRNLRLLKIKGVKFTGDCEHLPDELRWLSMSDLPQQAIPEDFNQPNVVDIDLSCSNIQVWNDNVSLEKLKFLNIGSCDNLKESPDFSRIPNIERLILEACKSLSKIHHSIIQLKNLKYLSVANCQNLQKIPDLPTKLEILKADECIALEEMPNFSKMSSMVELHLNHSPKLTEILGLDKSLNNMIRIHMEGCTNLTAAFKKAILQEWSASGNGDLFLPGNDLPSGFTCVDLKDEIFMPQCFGYDAKALTLCVVYSSDDSKSKHTEFSTPLYATVINRHESYIWLGHLSNNKLNVNGGARINVGAHLSRHRSTDDIHLRVQKIGVYQEQENLVNKFSNLMARSSEYDNGNSQSYDMFK